The nucleotide sequence TTCGAAGAATCAGCCGATTCATCAATTCTGAACTGCTTACAGGTGTTGAAGTCAATTATGTTAAGGTCAAAAAAAGAGGGTCACAGATTACAGGTTAAGAACTTAGGACTGGCTTTTGTTACAGGTTCCCTGCTGGTAACAGGCTGTTCGATGAATCCTTCCCTCACGCAAAACGAGACTGAAATCAAGCCCCCTCCCGTAAGCACTACTGAGAGCAATCAATCTGAAAAAAGTGCGGAACAAAATTCGATTTCAACCGTCAGTCATGACACCGCTGCCAGTGACTTCGAGAAAACGGAGTCACTGAAACTCGTCAATGCTGAAGAGCAGTTCGATCCGGTACCTCTGGAACCGATTCAGGCGGCGGCTGTGAATGAGCAGTCTGCCCTGGGTAGCGGCATGACGTTGCAGGAACTGGAATCCATCGCGCTGGCAAATAACCCCGCGATTCAGGAACTGGCAGCCTCCACCCAGAAAGCAGCCGGATACCGCACTCAGGTCACCACGCGTCCGAACCCGATGGTAGGATATCAGGGACAACAGCTGGCCGATCGTGGAACGGATCAGCACATGGCGTTTATCGAACGGGAATTCGTCACTGCCAACAAACTCGAACTGAATAACCGCGTCTTGAACGCGACGCTGTCTGCTCAGTTGCAGGAACTGGAAGCCCAGCGTTTCCGGGTCCGTACCGATATTCAAATTCGGTTTTACCAGGTTCTGGCGATGCAAAAACAACTCGATCTGATTTCCGAATTCTTGCAGGTAGCAGAAAAAGGTGCCGATTTTGCACAACAGCGTCTGGAAGCCGGCGAAGGGACCCGCGTCGATGTGCTACAGTCAAAGATTCTCTACAGCGAAGTCAAGCTGACCCAACGTCAGACCAAAGCTAAGCTGGCCGCTGTCTGGAGAGAGATTGCCGCGATTTCAGGAATTCCGGAGATGGAATATACCACACTGCAGGGAACCCTTCCCTCAGACACAGGTACGCGAAACTGGGACGAACTAGCGACAAGCATGGTTGCCTCCAGCC is from Gimesia maris and encodes:
- a CDS encoding TolC family protein; translation: MNPSLTQNETEIKPPPVSTTESNQSEKSAEQNSISTVSHDTAASDFEKTESLKLVNAEEQFDPVPLEPIQAAAVNEQSALGSGMTLQELESIALANNPAIQELAASTQKAAGYRTQVTTRPNPMVGYQGQQLADRGTDQHMAFIEREFVTANKLELNNRVLNATLSAQLQELEAQRFRVRTDIQIRFYQVLAMQKQLDLISEFLQVAEKGADFAQQRLEAGEGTRVDVLQSKILYSEVKLTQRQTKAKLAAVWREIAAISGIPEMEYTTLQGTLPSDTGTRNWDELATSMVASSPEYSAAHDRISRAYAALERQEVQAIPNITAQLGAGMDYGTNSGMVNLQVGVPIPVSNKNYGNIDAAQAEICRAQMEVQRIKNDIEARLAVVSKEFDTATAAIDVYSNDILPSALESMDLANQAYKAGEVGFVQILIARKTYFDTNLQFVNAQSQLAAAQAKIDGFMLTGGLNSVRDDSGDTSLRDQTFSQQ